In the genome of Thermoproteus tenax Kra 1, the window CCGCCTATATCTTTCACCTTTCTGCCGAGGTAGAGGCGGCCCCTTTCTACTACTACGACTTTTCCGTTGTCGAAAGTGACCCTCCCCTTGAACACTCTATCGTAGAACTCCCAAGCATCGGCGGCCTCAGGCTCCAGCTTCCTCAGACGAGTCAGTACGAACCTTCTTATCTCGTCGCTTGAGACCCTGCCCCTCTTCTTAACCCACTCGTCCAACTCCTTCACTATTTCCTTTGCGACTTCCTCCGAGGCGCCAGCCCTCAGAAGAGAGCTGTAGACTTTATCCTCGATATATTCCTCCTCAGCCCCCGACCTTTTAACGACTTTGGGCATTACGAATTGTACTTAAATATTAATGAGTTTAGCTTACATATGCCTGAGGAGCAGAAAAAGAAGGAGGAGAAAGAGAGCAAGAAAGTTACAGTTCTGCGGTTCTACGAAGGCGGAATAATGTAGTGGAGCTCGCGTAGTGTATAATATTTCGTCATTTTATATCAGAACATCACTGGGAGCTCCAATCGCTATTTAAATCGCTTCGCACCGGAACTAAGCTATTAAAACCTAGGCTATTATATAGATCACAATAAAGACAATACATAATTATGTTTTTGAAAATTTGTTTTTTCATAATCAATAAAATTATAATTTCGCTAAATAAAATCTCAATTTTACTTATTAATAATTTA includes:
- a CDS encoding ATP cone domain-containing protein; the protein is MPKVVKRSGAEEEYIEDKVYSSLLRAGASEEVAKEIVKELDEWVKKRGRVSSDEIRRFVLTRLRKLEPEAADAWEFYDRVFKGRVTFDNGKVVVVERGRLYLGRKVKDIGGKGLTSAEEVKEILDELKEDMEYGLSPKVINARLYALFMGVLHKRDMPKEEKEKAVELINEFRRQLGWRPYELKRPL